The genomic segment caaaaaatacacaaaatgacacaaaatggctgccatataaaatctatgagaaaaaatatatattccaagccactcagaaggtcaatcttggtgtcaacaTCTACATTTTcgggaaaaatgtatatacaagatctgacatgagatgaaagctttcccttgattttattgatcagtgtacatggcagctaatcctcacTCTCCCGTCAACATGGAGTCCAAATATTTTCAACTGAggattcctgctgcagcacttgaagacccatcagtctgttggtccagtcatatattttgtcattgtagttttcttaaaatctcgtcttgtgagttgagagtatcgtcacacacctaacaaataatcatctagtgatattctcaatagctttaaatgattatttgacccagaaaatgtagattttgacaccaagattgaccttttaagtggcttagaagatatattggttctcatagactttatatggctgccattttgtgtcattttgtgtattttttgagtcattttggtttttttttttgggtaatttgtgtaattttttggtcattttgtgtatttttttcatccttttgtgtaattttttgtcttttttgggtcattttgtgtattttgagtcatttgtgatattctcaatagctttaactgattctttgacccagaaaatgtagatgttgacaccaagattgaccttctgattagcttggaagatatattggttctcatagattttatatggctgccattttgtgtcattttgtgtattttttgagtcattttggggtttttgggggcaatttgtgtcattttttggtcatttcgtgtattTTGAGTCattagtgatattctcaacagctttaaatgattctttcacccagaaaatgtagatgttgacaccaagattgaccttctgagtggcttggaagatatattggttctcatgccatctctgatccacaatcttgatgaagtggctcctaccaaaaatggaaacctatggtgatggagagcatgtggaaaaaatgtggtgcttttgtccagcgtgtcctctttatttagctccgcctcctgactATAATAGTGTTTACAAGATGGGACAGTTAAGAGTACAGTACTtccattatcatcatcatcatcatcatcattattatattatattcttttctctgtgtctttttcgcTCCCTGGTGGTTTTAAACTCAGCAGCAGTGTCTGAATTTGATGAGTTTTTGGAAAGCCAGTTTGAACTCGTCGTTGAACACGGTGTAGATGACGGGGTTGATGAGGGAGTTCAGGTATCCGAGCCAGGTGAATATATCGAACAGAACCGGGTCGAACCAGCAGTCTTTACATATCGCCGTGACCAGCGTCCCCACGAAGAACGGCAGCCAGCACACGATGAACGCTCCCAGGATGATTCCCAGCGTCTTGGTGGCCTTCCTCTCCCGCGCCGCGCACAGGCGCTTCCTCTCCAGCACGCTGTCCGCCAGCTTCACCTTCACGCTGTTGATGAAGAGCGGCgaccctcctcctgctgcttccTGATTGGACGCCGAGTTCAGAGAACAGAGCGACGACCCGGCCGACGTCTGGATGAGCTGCGCCGTGGTGAAGCGCTTCCCGGACGCCGACGGCGTCTTAAAGATGCGCGACCGCGCCGCCACGTAGATCCGGCCGTAGAGGATGACGAGCAGCACCGTGGGGACGTAGAAGGCGCCGAAGGTGGAGTATAACGTGTACGAGATCTGATCCGTGTTCACCATGCACTCCGTCAGCTCCTCGTGGGCCTTCGCCTGCCGCCAGAAGAGAGGCGGcatggagatggagatggagatcaCCCACACCACGCCCACCATGACGGCCGCGCGCCGCATCGTGCGCCGCTTCGAGTACTCCAGCGCGTCCGTGATGGCCCAGTAGCGGTCCAGCGCGATCACGCACAGGTGGAGGATGGAGGCGGTGCAGAAGGTGATGTCCGACGACAGCCAGATGTCGCAGACGATCTGGCCCAGCGACCACGTCTTGCTGACGGTGTAGACGATGCTGATCGGCATCACCAGGATTGACACCAGCAGGTCGGTGACGGCCAGCGAGCCGATCAGGAAGTTGGCGGGCGTGTGCAGCTTCCTGGTGAGGAAGATGGTGGCGATGACGAAGGCGTTGGAGAGCACCGTCGCCAGGGTGACGACCGCCAGCAGGGCGGAGAGCGAGATCTGGAGGCCGAGTCGCGTGGTCTCGCTCCACGGCGGAGCGCCGGCGGAGTCGGGGAGCTCCGAGAAGTTAGAGGAGGAGAAATAATCCAGAGAGCTGTTGGTGTCAAACTCCATCTCGACTTCACCGACTTTTATATCTGGGTTTAAAAACGTCACATCAGTTCAGGCTAGTGGCTAGAGCTGCAACTAACGGTTactttcattatcgattaatctgtcgagtatttaaatgattcatcgattagttgtttggtccacaagatgacgtcctcaaatctcttgttttgtccacaaaccaaagagatattcagtttattgtcataaaggaacaaagaaaccagaaatattcacattgaagaagctgaaatcagagaatttggactaaAACTGCTAGACAATTGACTGATGAttcatttaataatcgattaaaCTAATCTGTcggttatttacatttaaaatctgtCGTGTTTAACGACTCTCTTCAAAGCTTTCTGTATGTtagactttgttatattttagtattttatctcactttttttacttaatcactatcta from the Centropristis striata isolate RG_2023a ecotype Rhode Island chromosome 16, C.striata_1.0, whole genome shotgun sequence genome contains:
- the htr1d gene encoding 5-hydroxytryptamine receptor 1D yields the protein MEFDTNSSLDYFSSSNFSELPDSAGAPPWSETTRLGLQISLSALLAVVTLATVLSNAFVIATIFLTRKLHTPANFLIGSLAVTDLLVSILVMPISIVYTVSKTWSLGQIVCDIWLSSDITFCTASILHLCVIALDRYWAITDALEYSKRRTMRRAAVMVGVVWVISISISMPPLFWRQAKAHEELTECMVNTDQISYTLYSTFGAFYVPTVLLVILYGRIYVAARSRIFKTPSASGKRFTTAQLIQTSAGSSLCSLNSASNQEAAGGGSPLFINSVKVKLADSVLERKRLCAARERKATKTLGIILGAFIVCWLPFFVGTLVTAICKDCWFDPVLFDIFTWLGYLNSLINPVIYTVFNDEFKLAFQKLIKFRHCC